A single genomic interval of Bacteroidales bacterium harbors:
- a CDS encoding MMPL family transporter — MTIEGWFQQDDPALIAFDDFHAEFGSEDHLFVVYKPKDGNVFSAKSLEIVKKISDDITDKISKLKEGEESPLRHIVKVKSLINAPVLSADGDVLISRHLVGSTIPTTQGGLDSIRMTAESQKSFPLFYFSKDMTYGGILIETDFGAIPVDSELPAANKLVSDSDLTMDNAKSGTAIEETKGRIKFKSTDLKDYFAVMVEINKILKKPEYTSHLEYYPVGRTATSEADLANLQEMGSLYLAGVLIMMVLLWFLFRSPSPILWSMSIVIITSIWTLGFAGWLGLPLTGFLILTLMLLLTVGMADSVHIMSGYLFFRNEEHDHKTALRVVYKKTGIACLLTAVTTIVGIVALNITPIVPIQNFAIMSAGGVALAYLLTMFLLPLLLDLWPPVKVEKVQSNRIKIFIGKVVPNFSRFLQKKLDKIPPFVQGRPITILLPFLVFFIICVYGASKIKVDTNSLSAYPKNSKVVNDFKVVDKNMMGTQNWEILLDLGKEDAFKDPMVLQVMDHLQQKIQKSSDLVVRTSSLVDVVKTAYQALNEGKKEMYVIPDDQEVLSQTLFMFDNANPEDRRKMVSDDYRKAHISVFLHNTGSYEYSEVFKYMQKDIEDAINTIKQKYPDAKITRTGMLALIMEAGDYIVYSEIQAFVFALFIISIILLIVFGSLKAGVIALLPNLIPSMLAFGLMGLLNIPLDFFTMMLAPIIIGIAIDDTVHFIGQYRAEVIVDGNIKRALAHTMKETGQAVIFTGLILGLGFGVLAFASGAGTSTVGTFGFLAVFAGTLNDLILLPTLILIFKLDFQKKDKKKVSQQ; from the coding sequence ATGACAATTGAGGGTTGGTTTCAACAAGATGATCCTGCCTTAATTGCTTTTGACGATTTTCATGCCGAATTTGGGAGTGAAGATCATCTCTTTGTTGTATATAAGCCTAAAGATGGTAATGTTTTTTCTGCCAAATCTTTAGAAATAGTAAAGAAAATCAGTGATGATATTACAGATAAAATATCAAAATTGAAGGAGGGAGAGGAGTCTCCTCTAAGGCATATTGTAAAAGTCAAATCTCTTATTAACGCCCCTGTTTTGTCGGCAGATGGAGATGTGTTGATATCCAGACATTTAGTAGGTTCAACTATTCCAACCACCCAGGGAGGACTTGACTCAATCCGTATGACCGCAGAGTCACAAAAAAGTTTTCCTCTTTTCTATTTTTCAAAGGATATGACGTATGGAGGAATTTTAATTGAAACAGATTTTGGTGCTATCCCCGTGGATTCTGAATTGCCTGCTGCAAATAAATTAGTATCCGATAGTGATTTGACGATGGATAACGCTAAAAGTGGAACTGCGATTGAGGAAACAAAAGGAAGAATTAAATTTAAATCAACTGATTTAAAAGATTATTTTGCCGTAATGGTTGAAATCAATAAGATTTTGAAAAAACCTGAATATACAAGTCACTTAGAATATTACCCCGTTGGGCGTACTGCAACCTCTGAGGCAGACCTTGCAAATTTGCAAGAAATGGGATCGCTTTACCTTGCGGGAGTGTTAATAATGATGGTGTTATTATGGTTTTTATTCCGTTCACCTAGCCCCATACTCTGGTCGATGTCGATAGTTATTATTACATCTATTTGGACGCTTGGTTTTGCTGGTTGGCTTGGCTTGCCCCTTACAGGTTTTCTCATACTAACATTGATGTTGCTTCTAACAGTTGGAATGGCTGACTCTGTTCACATAATGTCAGGTTATCTATTTTTCCGAAATGAAGAACATGATCATAAAACTGCGCTACGGGTAGTGTATAAAAAAACAGGAATAGCATGTCTTCTCACTGCAGTTACCACTATTGTAGGTATTGTTGCTTTAAACATAACACCTATTGTACCTATCCAAAATTTTGCCATTATGTCAGCGGGTGGTGTCGCCCTAGCATACCTTTTAACCATGTTTCTGCTTCCTCTTCTGCTTGATCTATGGCCTCCAGTGAAAGTCGAAAAAGTTCAGAGTAATCGTATTAAAATATTTATTGGCAAAGTTGTTCCTAATTTTTCTCGTTTTTTACAGAAAAAATTAGATAAGATACCTCCATTTGTACAAGGAAGACCAATTACTATTTTGTTACCCTTTTTGGTATTTTTCATAATATGTGTTTATGGGGCATCTAAAATTAAGGTGGATACTAATAGCCTTAGCGCATACCCAAAGAATAGTAAAGTTGTAAACGACTTTAAAGTTGTAGACAAGAACATGATGGGAACCCAAAATTGGGAGATACTTTTGGATTTAGGAAAGGAAGATGCTTTTAAAGATCCTATGGTTCTGCAAGTAATGGATCATTTGCAGCAAAAAATCCAAAAAAGTTCCGATTTAGTTGTGCGCACTTCATCGCTGGTGGATGTTGTTAAGACGGCCTATCAAGCATTGAATGAGGGAAAGAAAGAGATGTATGTAATTCCTGATGATCAAGAAGTGTTGTCTCAAACCCTTTTTATGTTTGATAATGCGAATCCAGAAGACAGAAGAAAAATGGTTTCTGATGATTACAGAAAAGCTCATATTAGTGTATTTCTTCACAATACTGGTTCGTATGAATATTCGGAAGTCTTTAAATATATGCAAAAGGATATTGAGGATGCTATTAATACAATAAAACAGAAATATCCGGATGCCAAGATTACCAGAACTGGTATGTTGGCCTTGATAATGGAAGCTGGCGATTATATCGTCTATTCTGAAATACAAGCTTTCGTATTTGCTCTATTTATTATTAGTATTATTTTATTAATAGTTTTTGGTTCATTAAAGGCAGGTGTAATTGCTCTCTTACCTAACTTGATTCCGTCTATGTTGGCATTTGGCTTAATGGGATTATTAAATATACCTTTGGATTTTTTTACCATGATGTTAGCACCTATAATTATAGGGATTGCCATAGATGATACAGTTCACTTCATTGGTCAATACCGGGCTGAGGTTATTGTTGACGGAAATATTAAGAGAGCATTGGCTCATACTATGAAAGAAACTGGACAAGCAGTCATTTTTACAGGATTGATTTTAGGACTTGGTTTCGGAGTGTTGGCTTTTGCATCAGGTGCAGGAACATCGACAGTTGGAACTTTCGGTTTTCTGGCTGTTTTTGCTGGCACATTGAATGATCTAATTTTATTACCAACATTAATATTGATTTTTAAATTAGATTTTCAAAAAAAAGATAAGAAAAAAGTATCACAACAATAA
- a CDS encoding long-chain fatty acid--CoA ligase, with protein MNWVRDRFRHFDQQVIAVNETGSVTYSEFLQKIDDWHQVLQKWDIKAGDRVGLVSDYHIDVVALVQALLETACIIIPLSLDDQSLFEERLDTAFANKLITITNTEEINVNTINCQTYNSSNKQMHPLMQSMLFNGTAGFVIYTSGSTGKSKAVLLDYSRMIEKYRDKIRKPYKTLLFLKFDHIGGLDTLFLVILSGGTIVTTPSRQVEDICRCIEKYSVELLPTTPSFLNMLLMSNVYKNYNLSSLKLIAYGSEMMPHSTLTNLSEIFPCIQLKQTYGLSEMGVFSTKSKDSQSNWMKIGGNGSEIKIKNDVLWIKSRQAMLGYLNAENPFDKDGWYNTGDRVEVDGEYYRILGRESEIINVAGEKVFPAEIENFLLTIDNVRDVVVRGKNNPITGKIVWAEFVLEKDEEIAIFKKRVIEKCQNYFPEFKIPRLITVTNQSNFVGSRFKKIRNSKATNPNYNQ; from the coding sequence ATGAATTGGGTAAGAGATCGTTTTCGACATTTTGATCAGCAAGTAATTGCTGTCAATGAAACGGGTTCTGTTACATATTCTGAGTTTTTGCAAAAGATTGATGACTGGCATCAAGTACTTCAGAAATGGGATATTAAAGCAGGGGATCGTGTGGGATTAGTGTCAGATTATCATATTGATGTAGTAGCTCTTGTTCAGGCATTATTGGAAACTGCTTGTATAATAATTCCGTTATCTCTGGATGATCAAAGTTTATTTGAAGAACGGTTAGATACCGCTTTTGCTAATAAGTTAATTACTATTACCAATACTGAAGAAATTAATGTCAATACTATAAATTGCCAGACTTATAATAGTAGTAATAAACAGATGCATCCCCTGATGCAATCTATGCTCTTTAATGGCACAGCAGGTTTTGTAATTTATACATCAGGTAGTACAGGGAAAAGTAAAGCTGTTCTGTTAGATTATAGTCGTATGATTGAGAAGTATAGGGATAAGATAAGGAAACCTTATAAAACACTGCTGTTTTTAAAGTTTGATCATATAGGAGGGTTGGACACTTTATTTTTGGTGATTTTAAGTGGCGGAACTATTGTGACAACGCCCTCAAGACAGGTTGAGGATATTTGCCGCTGCATTGAAAAATATTCTGTGGAATTACTTCCTACAACTCCCTCTTTTCTTAATATGCTGCTAATGTCAAATGTCTATAAAAATTATAACTTGTCATCATTGAAACTAATTGCTTACGGTTCTGAAATGATGCCACATTCAACTTTGACAAACTTAAGCGAAATATTTCCTTGCATACAATTGAAACAAACATATGGGCTATCTGAGATGGGCGTATTTTCTACTAAGTCGAAAGATTCTCAATCGAATTGGATGAAGATTGGAGGAAATGGTTCGGAAATAAAGATCAAGAACGATGTACTATGGATTAAAAGTAGGCAGGCCATGCTGGGATATTTAAATGCTGAAAATCCTTTTGATAAAGATGGTTGGTATAATACAGGTGACAGAGTGGAGGTGGATGGTGAGTATTATAGAATTCTGGGAAGGGAATCAGAAATTATTAACGTTGCTGGTGAAAAAGTTTTTCCTGCTGAGATAGAAAATTTCTTACTTACAATTGATAATGTTAGAGATGTGGTTGTTAGAGGTAAAAATAACCCGATAACAGGAAAAATAGTATGGGCAGAATTTGTCTTGGAGAAGGATGAAGAAATCGCTATTTTTAAGAAAAGGGTAATTGAGAAATGTCAGAATTACTTCCCTGAATTTAAAATCCCAAGATTGATAACAGTTACAAATCAAAGCAATTTTGTAGGATCTCGATTCAAAAAAATTCGTAATT
- a CDS encoding NAD(P)-binding protein, with protein MKNTSKKNEYDVIVVGSGTCGATIARELSRKKKKVLILERGSNVPLKEDFLTLATISNRVSVGGKLQTMRAITTGGSTGIYFAVAELPPLDTYTSFGIDLSKALEEAKNELPLVQLPDEFLGAQSIKLKESAIELGYSWEKHLMLIDLSKCANSYSFEAKWRAKSYVEDAVNEGATLINRATVHKIIIENNKAIGVEYKLKSGMIGSEVCQAYGTKIVLASGVLSSPKILKDSGLKDIGKDGFYCDPGFAMLGIIPGLKGKESFLGSMSSDFQDDIAIADGNLNRFFYKMLTIATLRIKHYNSFTSSIGVGVKVKDSLAGKMLENGHFYKELTKTELEKIKIGEERATKILKNAGAKNIIRSVVSAGQVAGVIKLQEDLDNNLETKYKNLYVCDGSIIPEKNRVSPTLTLICLAKYLAKHLSSSL; from the coding sequence ATGAAAAACACATCAAAAAAAAATGAATACGATGTAATTGTTGTTGGTTCAGGAACTTGTGGAGCAACCATTGCTAGAGAGTTAAGTAGAAAAAAGAAAAAAGTGTTGATTCTTGAACGAGGGAGTAATGTTCCGCTCAAAGAAGATTTTTTGACGCTTGCAACTATTTCCAATCGAGTTTCTGTTGGCGGGAAATTACAAACGATGAGGGCAATTACGACCGGGGGTTCCACAGGTATTTATTTTGCCGTTGCTGAATTACCACCTTTAGATACTTATACATCATTTGGTATCGATCTTTCGAAAGCACTTGAAGAAGCTAAAAATGAACTACCTCTTGTTCAATTGCCAGATGAGTTTCTAGGAGCACAGTCGATAAAGTTGAAAGAAAGTGCCATAGAACTGGGATATTCTTGGGAGAAACACTTAATGCTCATCGATTTATCTAAGTGTGCCAATAGTTATTCCTTTGAGGCAAAATGGAGGGCTAAGAGTTATGTTGAGGATGCTGTTAACGAGGGAGCAACACTGATAAATCGAGCCACAGTTCATAAGATAATTATTGAGAACAATAAGGCAATCGGTGTAGAGTACAAGCTTAAAAGTGGTATGATCGGATCTGAAGTTTGTCAGGCCTATGGAACAAAGATTGTTCTTGCTTCAGGGGTGCTGTCCTCTCCAAAAATACTCAAGGATAGCGGATTAAAAGATATTGGGAAAGATGGATTTTATTGCGATCCTGGTTTTGCCATGTTGGGTATTATTCCTGGGTTGAAGGGTAAAGAATCCTTTCTGGGAAGCATGAGTTCTGATTTTCAGGATGATATTGCTATCGCAGATGGAAACCTTAATCGATTTTTCTATAAAATGCTGACAATTGCTACTTTAAGGATTAAACATTACAACTCCTTTACTAGTAGTATTGGTGTGGGAGTGAAAGTGAAAGATAGTCTAGCAGGGAAAATGTTGGAAAATGGTCATTTTTACAAAGAATTGACTAAGACAGAATTAGAAAAAATAAAAATTGGAGAAGAACGAGCTACGAAAATTTTAAAAAATGCTGGAGCGAAGAATATTATACGCTCCGTTGTTTCTGCAGGGCAAGTGGCTGGTGTAATTAAGTTACAAGAGGATTTAGATAATAATTTGGAAACAAAATATAAAAACCTTTACGTTTGTGATGGTTCAATTATTCCAGAAAAAAACAGAGTATCTCCCACTTTGACACTTATATGTTTAGCAAAATATTTAGCTAAACACTTGTCGTCCTCCCTTTAA
- a CDS encoding outer membrane lipoprotein-sorting protein, with translation MKHFKSAILMVLPALFFMLPSLILAQSALDIVIKCDKVFYESSNSSIAKIKLSIGKYIIKEREMRFSGEPRIKILEYVSKDYGENKRDSRSLANMLEPISDKGIGMLTYEYDASNKDNDTWLYLPSFGKVKRMISSSEGSDESGSFFGSEFSIEDTQHRKIKDFTYKILEETIYNNRSVWIIESIPTQEKALKTKYGKIVSWVDKERFIIIKENLYDRNRNLYKQETFDDIEQIDNVWLARKITMNNLFTHRVSIMEMVAVAYNMKIPDEFLTQRSLTDFAYRERNLKEIRAYLK, from the coding sequence ATGAAACATTTTAAAAGTGCTATTTTGATGGTTTTGCCAGCATTGTTTTTTATGCTGCCATCTTTAATCTTAGCTCAATCGGCTTTGGATATAGTAATAAAATGTGATAAAGTATTTTACGAGTCTTCTAATTCGTCAATTGCCAAGATAAAATTGTCCATAGGCAAATATATTATCAAAGAGAGGGAAATGCGTTTTTCAGGAGAACCGAGAATTAAAATATTGGAATATGTCAGTAAGGATTATGGTGAAAACAAAAGAGATTCCCGATCCCTTGCTAACATGCTTGAGCCGATTAGTGATAAGGGAATAGGTATGCTAACATATGAATACGATGCTTCAAATAAAGATAACGATACATGGTTATACTTGCCATCATTTGGTAAAGTAAAGCGCATGATATCAAGTAGTGAGGGTAGTGATGAGAGCGGGAGCTTTTTTGGATCGGAGTTTTCTATTGAAGATACTCAGCATAGAAAAATCAAAGATTTTACCTACAAAATTCTTGAAGAAACTATTTATAATAATCGTTCGGTTTGGATCATAGAATCAATTCCTACTCAAGAAAAGGCACTAAAAACAAAATACGGTAAAATAGTATCTTGGGTGGATAAAGAGAGATTCATAATTATAAAAGAGAATCTATATGATCGCAATAGAAATCTCTATAAACAGGAAACTTTTGATGATATTGAGCAAATTGATAATGTGTGGCTTGCAAGAAAAATAACAATGAACAACCTTTTCACTCATAGGGTTTCCATTATGGAAATGGTGGCAGTTGCATATAATATGAAGATACCCGATGAGTTTTTAACCCAAAGAAGTCTTACCGACTTTGCTTATAGGGAAAGAAATCTGAAAGAAATCAGGGCATATTTGAAATAG